One Anolis carolinensis isolate JA03-04 chromosome 4, rAnoCar3.1.pri, whole genome shotgun sequence DNA window includes the following coding sequences:
- the LOC134298587 gene encoding kunitz-like toxin PcKuz2: MGLRTPVVVLGFLIMWETLPMASGDLGVCMLPPDSGVCFILQERWYYDFHKKRCLPFTWGGCKANENNFVNRATCMEACGRYG; the protein is encoded by the exons ATGGGCTTGAGGACCCCCGTTGTCGTTCTGGGGTTCCTCATAATGTGGGAGACCCTCCCCATGGCATCTGGAGATCTGG GGGTCTGCATGCTCCCTCCCGACTCGGGGGTCTGCTTCATCCTCCAAGAGCGTTGGTACTACGACTTCCACAAGAAGCGCTGCCTGCCCTTCACGTGGGGCGGATGCAAGGCCAACGAGAACAACTTCGTCAACCGAGCCACCTGCATGGAGGCCTGCGGACGCTACG GGTAA